Proteins encoded together in one Camelina sativa cultivar DH55 chromosome 9, Cs, whole genome shotgun sequence window:
- the LOC104713467 gene encoding uncharacterized protein LOC104713467 has protein sequence MALNTCYQDTATLVTSSVSDDSNYIGTMSCFDAFSDKTDDVQFPCERREEKKVVTPEIRPSPILPSNVPSVLKREYTSDGRLLLKEEKMRGHEYIRAHRSNGRLILQLVSLDHDDKS, from the coding sequence ATGGCTCTCAATACTTGCTACCAAGACACTGCGACCCTCGTGACGTCCTCTGTTTCCGACGACAGTAACTACATTGGGACAATGAGCTGCTTTGACGCTTTCTCTGACAAGACAGATGATGTCCAGTTTCCCtgtgagagaagagaggagaaaaagGTGGTGACGCCTGAGATACGCCCGTCTCCGATATTGCCGTCGAACGTTCCGTCGGTGCTGAAGCGAGAGTACACGAGTGATGGTCGGCTTTTACTTAAGGAAGAGAAAATGCGTGGTCACGAGTATATTCGAGCTCACAGATCCAATGGTCGTCTCATTCTCCAGCTAGTCTCTCTTGATCATGATGATAAATCGTGA
- the LOC104713468 gene encoding 60S ribosomal protein L30-2 isoform X1, whose amino-acid sequence MVIAKKTKKSHEGINSRLALVMKSGKYTLGYKSVLKSLRGSKVLTGKLILISANCPPLRRSEIEYYAMLAKVGVHHYNGNNVELGTACGKYFRVSCLSIVDPGDSDIIKSIPGDQ is encoded by the exons ATGGTGATTGCCAAGAAAACG AAGAAGTCTCATGAGGGTATCAACAGTAGGTTGGCCCTTGTGATGAAGAGTGGTAAATACACTCTTGGTTACAAGTCTGTTCTGAAATCCCTCCGTGGCTCCAAAG ttctcaCAGGGAAACTGATTCTAATCTCCGCAAATTGCCCACCTTTGAGAAGATCAGAGATTGAGTACTACGCTATGCTCGCCAAAGTTGGTGTCCACCACTACAATGGAa ACAACGTTGAATTGGGTACAGCTTGTGGAAAGTACTTCCGTGTTTCTTGTCTGAGCATCGTTGATCCTG GTGATTCTGACATTATCAAGTCAATTCCTGGTGATCAGTGA
- the LOC104713468 gene encoding 60S ribosomal protein L30-2 isoform X2, with amino-acid sequence MVIAKKTKKSHEGINSRLALVMKSGKYTLGYKSVLKSLRGSKGKLILISANCPPLRRSEIEYYAMLAKVGVHHYNGNNVELGTACGKYFRVSCLSIVDPGDSDIIKSIPGDQ; translated from the exons ATGGTGATTGCCAAGAAAACG AAGAAGTCTCATGAGGGTATCAACAGTAGGTTGGCCCTTGTGATGAAGAGTGGTAAATACACTCTTGGTTACAAGTCTGTTCTGAAATCCCTCCGTGGCTCCAAAG GGAAACTGATTCTAATCTCCGCAAATTGCCCACCTTTGAGAAGATCAGAGATTGAGTACTACGCTATGCTCGCCAAAGTTGGTGTCCACCACTACAATGGAa ACAACGTTGAATTGGGTACAGCTTGTGGAAAGTACTTCCGTGTTTCTTGTCTGAGCATCGTTGATCCTG GTGATTCTGACATTATCAAGTCAATTCCTGGTGATCAGTGA
- the LOC104713468 gene encoding 60S ribosomal protein L30-2 isoform X3, with protein sequence MVTAKKTKKSHEGINSRLALVMKSGKYTLGYKSVLKSLRGSKGKLILISANCPPLRRSEIEYYAMLAKVGVHHYNGNNVELGTACGKYFRVSCLSIVDPGDSDIIKSIPGDQ encoded by the exons ATGGTGACTGCCAAGAAAACG AAGAAGTCTCATGAGGGTATCAACAGTAGGTTGGCCCTTGTGATGAAGAGTGGTAAATACACTCTTGGTTACAAGTCTGTTCTGAAATCCCTCCGTGGCTCCAAAG GGAAACTGATTCTAATCTCCGCAAATTGCCCACCTTTGAGAAGATCAGAGATTGAGTACTACGCTATGCTCGCCAAAGTTGGTGTCCACCACTACAATGGAa ACAACGTTGAATTGGGTACAGCTTGTGGAAAGTACTTCCGTGTTTCTTGTCTGAGCATCGTTGATCCTG GTGATTCTGACATTATCAAGTCAATTCCTGGTGATCAGTGA
- the LOC104713471 gene encoding agamous-like MADS-box protein AGL104 isoform X1: MSINGSDVRSPYMTDLSKFLSIGYMGRVKLELKRIEKSTNRQITYSKRKKGLIKKAYELSTLCDIDLALLMFSPSDRLCLFSGQKRIEDVFARYINLPDQERENAIVFPDQSKRQLGIQHKEYLLRTLEQLKTQEDMALHINEPRPVLSDVEALEQEVCRLQEQLQISEEELRKFEPDPVRFTSMEEIEACEAHLINTLTRVVQRREHLLNKSCKAPSTQQSIEGIPINNVVEGWSVAEPEQANMIASLAHHSNQLSYDDLLLQGSSQGRESSFVRR, encoded by the exons atgagtatAAATGGAAGTGATGTACGTAGTCCATATATGACTGATTTGTCTAAatttt TGTCCATTGGATATATGGGTCGGGTTAAATTGGAGTTAAAGCGGATAGAGAAGAGCACGAACCGACAGATTACGTACTCAAAACGTAAAAAAGGTTTAATAAAGAAGGCTTATGAATTGTCAACACTTTGTGATATCGATCTTGCTCTCCTCATGTTCTCTCCCTCCGATCGCCTTTGTCTCTTTTCCGGTCAAAAaag GATCGAGGACGTTTTCGCGAGGTACATCAATCTTCCtgatcaagaaagagagaa tgCCATAGTTTTCCCCGATCAAAGCAAACGCCAGCT AGGTATTCAACACAAAGAG TATCTATTAAGAACTCTTGAACAACTCAAAACTCAAGAAGACATGGCCCTCCATATTAACGAACCACG CCCTGTCCTCTCCGATGTCGAG GCTCTTGAGCAAGAAGTTTGTAGATTACAAGAACAGCTTCAAATCTCAGAGGAAGAACTTAG GAAATTCGAACCAGATCCAGTGAGGTTTACATCAATGGAGGAGATTGAAGCATGTGAAGCTCATCTCATCAATACCCTGACGCGTGTTGTTCAGAGAAGG GAACATTTGTTGAACAAGTCATGCAAAGCACCAAGTACCCAACAGAGCATAGAAGGAATCCCTATAAACAACGTCGTAGAGGGATGGTCTGTTGCTGAGCCCGAACAAGCCAATATGATAGCCAGTTTAGCCCATCATTCCAATCAGCTAAG CTATGATGATCTGCTATTGCAAGGGAGTTCACAGGGAAGAGAAAGCAGCTTTGTGCGGCGGTGA
- the LOC104713471 gene encoding agamous-like MADS-box protein AGL104 isoform X2 — translation MGRVKLELKRIEKSTNRQITYSKRKKGLIKKAYELSTLCDIDLALLMFSPSDRLCLFSGQKRIEDVFARYINLPDQERENAIVFPDQSKRQLGIQHKEYLLRTLEQLKTQEDMALHINEPRPVLSDVEALEQEVCRLQEQLQISEEELRKFEPDPVRFTSMEEIEACEAHLINTLTRVVQRREHLLNKSCKAPSTQQSIEGIPINNVVEGWSVAEPEQANMIASLAHHSNQLSYDDLLLQGSSQGRESSFVRR, via the exons ATGGGTCGGGTTAAATTGGAGTTAAAGCGGATAGAGAAGAGCACGAACCGACAGATTACGTACTCAAAACGTAAAAAAGGTTTAATAAAGAAGGCTTATGAATTGTCAACACTTTGTGATATCGATCTTGCTCTCCTCATGTTCTCTCCCTCCGATCGCCTTTGTCTCTTTTCCGGTCAAAAaag GATCGAGGACGTTTTCGCGAGGTACATCAATCTTCCtgatcaagaaagagagaa tgCCATAGTTTTCCCCGATCAAAGCAAACGCCAGCT AGGTATTCAACACAAAGAG TATCTATTAAGAACTCTTGAACAACTCAAAACTCAAGAAGACATGGCCCTCCATATTAACGAACCACG CCCTGTCCTCTCCGATGTCGAG GCTCTTGAGCAAGAAGTTTGTAGATTACAAGAACAGCTTCAAATCTCAGAGGAAGAACTTAG GAAATTCGAACCAGATCCAGTGAGGTTTACATCAATGGAGGAGATTGAAGCATGTGAAGCTCATCTCATCAATACCCTGACGCGTGTTGTTCAGAGAAGG GAACATTTGTTGAACAAGTCATGCAAAGCACCAAGTACCCAACAGAGCATAGAAGGAATCCCTATAAACAACGTCGTAGAGGGATGGTCTGTTGCTGAGCCCGAACAAGCCAATATGATAGCCAGTTTAGCCCATCATTCCAATCAGCTAAG CTATGATGATCTGCTATTGCAAGGGAGTTCACAGGGAAGAGAAAGCAGCTTTGTGCGGCGGTGA